The Ovis aries strain OAR_USU_Benz2616 breed Rambouillet chromosome X, ARS-UI_Ramb_v3.0, whole genome shotgun sequence genomic sequence agttccatccctgggtcgggaagattcccccggagaagggaatggcaacccacaccagtcttcttgcctggagaatcccacggacagacgaGTCTGGCGgcctatagtccagggggttgcagagtcggacacgactgagcgaccaaacaacaGCAACCCAGTGCACACAGCGCCCAGCATAAGAACCCCGTGCACTTTTGCAGAGGGCCGGCAGCCCCAGACGCGGTAGCGGAGCACAGCAAAGCAGATGCTGTATCCTCCATAATCGCGTCCAGGGCCAAAGCAAGGCCCGCGCGCAGTGTTCTACACTTGCCCTCTGACGTAGGTTAGTACAAATTTGGATTACTTGTTGCATTTGCAAGGAACAGGCTGGATTTCTCGCAGCAGGCATCCGAGGACACTGTGTGCTCTGCAAATACAGCCCCAATTTCCTGCCCCCAGTACCTCCCAGGGAACGAGACGGGCTCTGCTTTTAGTGCCTTATTGCAAAAACCCAGCAAGTAGGCTCCCACCTAATCTTTCCATCTTTATCACTAGCCCGTTTCGTGGACTGTGAGAGCTAATGGAACAGAATCACAGTCCCATCCACTAATTACCAACTTCTCAGAGGGGAGTCGCTCTCAGAGCTCACGCGACAAGGGGGGACGACTGTCGTCTCAGCCGGCTGGGGTTGCTGGGGCCCCACGGTTTCTCCAGTCCCATCTCTGCGTCTCCCGCTCCgggggcagggggttgggggtggggaggaactaATGGCAACAAGCCTGAGCCCATCGAAGGCCAGGCGGAGAGACGTTCTCCCAACATTTCTCCCAGGCTCCCGGGACGCCACATTGAGGTCTCATTCCCAAACCCCCTCTCCCGTCCCAAGTCAGCTCGCACAATCCGGAGAAGCCCCTAGTTCAGGACCGCCCCAAGGCAATAGCCGGGAGTATTCAGCTCAGCCACAAGTGGGAGCTCGCGCGCCCCCACCCGCTCGCCCCCTGCCAGGACTCTCCCCACGCGCATCCCTCTACTCTATGGCCATGCCCTGTCCACGTGCATGCCCCAACGGCTACGCCCACCGCACGCGCCGTTCCTGGGGAGTCGCGTAGTCGACGCCGAATAGCTAGCGCGTCGGCGTGGGCGTCAACGGCCGCAGATCAGCTATAAACTCCCACCGCCGCGAACCGGACCTCGGGATCGCCGCCGTCAACAGCGCGGAGTTGGCCGAGCCACACAGCTGGTTGGACAGAGCTAGCGACATGGACCGTGAGCCCAGAAGCCACCACGAAGACTCCGGTTACCTCAGCCTGGGAGTCGACGAGCTCCAGGAAGAACCTGGTCAGTGCCCGGAGCGGGATAGGTGCTCTGGCGAACTCGAGGGAAAGGCCCTTTCCCTGGGCGAGGCGAGTGGACGGGACGCGGCTGCGGCACGGTCGCCGTCGCCTCTCAGGTCGCGGGCCTGCGCCTCCCGCCGCTCCGCACACTCGGCGCTCCGACGCCCAGActtcttgtctttttcctttccagaGACGAACCCCACCGAGGTCTCGGGCATCGCAACAGGTGCCGCCGTCGAGGAGGAGTCGGGATCAGAACCCGAGCCGGGAGCGGCGACAGCAGAACAGGGCCAGGTTGGGGCGGGAGCTCCCGACCCGGTGGTCGACGAGATGCTgaagggcggcggcggcggcggcgacggcgACGGGGAGGAGTTTCCACAGGAGCCGATGCAGGCGGACGGGGAGGATCCGCAGCCCTCGGACAGGCAGCCACGCTTCCACCGCTGCTCGTTCCGCCGGCTGCAGCTGAAGGAGCTGGAGAGCGTTTTCCAGCGCAGCCAGTACCCCAATGTGTTCGCTCGGTAAGTGGCTTGCTCTGGAGGCGCCCAAAATTTTCTGCGACGTTAGAGCTCTTCTCCCGACGCCTTTGGCGCTGTCCCTTACCCCAGAGCCTGAACTCGGTGGGGGGCTCGAGGCCCTTGGAGGCTGCCGGCCCTTGGAGGCCGCCCGCCCTTGGGCTCCCGGTTTGGGGCGGTgcggtgagtgagtgagtgaattaaCTCCGGAAACGTAGGTTTCGGTGAATAACGTTTCATTGGATCGGGGTTTAGGTCAGTGGGAGGTGAGTGAGACCCCGTTGTGCAAACGCAGGATTGAATCTtgcctttatttaaaatgttagatAATTTGGTGGTCGTACAATTTTGCGCGTTtagtctttaaatatttatttggtttcacCTGGTCTTGGTGGCAGCATGCACGATCTTTAGttttggcctgtgggatctagctccctgaccagggattgaactgctcCCCCTGCCTGGGGAGCGAGaagtattagccactggaccatcagggaagtctctgtgCATTTAATCTTGATTCTTAAATAGTGCATTAAAAACGCTTAATATTGAATACTGAGTTTTTCAGCGCTCCCATAAATTTTGCGCACAAAGGAAAATTCTCCCTAAAGAGACCCTGGAACTATGTTCCCTGGGCATTTGAgagaatacacattttaaaacaagcaTAAAATGTACATTGTATATCTCATTTGGTCCACAACTCCAAATACtgaatatttgcctttttctcccCTTAGGAAGGAGCTTGCGATTCCAATCGATGGGAGCGAAACCAAAGTGCAGTTCAGCAAGCCTGAAAACAACAATTTGTGAGGGCAGCAATTACAAAACCTGCTTCAAGTCTTGGACACTTTCGTCCTAGACATTctcaagtttgtttttctttttttgatgccTTTTCCATGTTTAGCAAATAAGTTTTGAACTTTGGGGGCTTTGGCAAGTGGAAATGGGATAAGTAAACACCAGTTTATGGAAATTGCCAATTATCAGAAGTAATGTGATTTCCTAAAagagcaagaaaaggaaatcactGTTGTTCCTATTTCCtgtgaaaaattaaacataataaaGTTCAATTTCCTTTACTGAACTGATATCCTTTtattatttatccttttattcCTGGTATCCTTTATTGAGCACTATGTAGGGTCATTGTTGGGGCTGGGTCTGATTTGGGAAGTGCACATTAATGCGTTAAGGATCTAGGTTATGAGAGAGTTCAACTCTATTACTTAAAATACCAAAAAGTTCTTAGCTAAATGAGTGAATTTATAAATATTCAGGCACTAGAGTTAGGGAATAATTCACATACACTGTATGAGGAAGTGTCTGTTTAGTTAGGCTGAGACTGATACGGGGAGACAGGTTAAAAGTCCAAGTGCAGGGGACTCCTGCCATTGTTTTTAGTCTTCAGTAAAGCAGTGTAGAAAGTGATAGCcctacatctttttaaaaaatatttatttggttgcaccaggtcttagttgggggtatgtgggatctagttccctaaccagggattgaacccaggtcccagcattgggagtggggagtcttagccactggaccaccagggaagtcctagcccTAACACTTAATGTTTGGTATGCTATGATGTGTCAGCCTGAAATCATTGCTAAAATAGTGACATTATGGTGGAGGGTAGGAGCAAGGTATACAAACTGGAAATTTgtctaaaaattgaaataattgtGAATAAAGTGGCACTGAGCTAAGAGTGAACAGTTTAAGAGAACTGCATACAGTCAAACCATACACCTGGTAGATGGGGTTCAAATTGAACTTTATGAGTGAATATCCTCTTGAGGACTTTCTAACATCAAaagatatatttttgatattattttaaagagGTGGGTTTTGTGGAATCTGTTTGGTGTGGAGTGGTGGGGGAGCATTCAGTTCaggccagattctttacctgtgttCACTTGAAATACTTTTTTGTTTGCTCGGGTAGTGATGACTGATTTGTAGGTCACGAGATTACCATTTGAGACTGTAGAAAACCATAGGCTGTATTAAGAGAGTATTTATCCAAAAATCTCAGATGAGTTTATTTGCTTCATGGTGCCTATGTGAGTGCAGTGATGGATACAAGCTGCCAGACTGGTGGTGGTGAGTTGTAGTGAACTTGGACCCAGGTAAGCTAAATTTTCCTCACCTCTGTAGGCTGAAATATCAAGGCAGTGTCCAGGGTGTCAGCAATTCTTATGTCCCAGTAAGACAAGCTACAAGCCCCCCCTGGGCCCTCCATAACCAGGCCTGCCTTGTCTTGAGGGAAACCTGTTTAAAAATCCAACTTGCTCATATTGAATATCTCCTTCAGACAGAaggaactttttttaaatttttttccttttttaaaaaaattataattggaggctaattactttacagtattgtagtggtttctgccatacatcaacatgaatcagtcacgggCACACATGTGTTTCAcatccagaacccccctcccacctccctccccatcccatcccccagggtcctcccagtgcaccagccctgagcaccctgtttcatgcatcaaacctggaccagtgatccacttcacatatgataatatacgtttcaacgctaccctctcaaatcatcccaccctctgcttctcccacagagtccaaaagactgttctttacatctgtgtctcttttgctgtcttgcatatagggtcatcgttaccatctttctaaattccatatatgagttagtataccgtactggtgtttttttctttctgacttacttcattctgtataataggctccagtttcatccacctcattagaactgattcaaatatattctttttaatggctgagtaataccccattgtgtatatgtaccacagctttcttatccattcatctgctgatggacatctaggttgcttccatgtactggctattgtaaacagtgctgcgatgaacattggggtacacgtgtccctttcaattctggtttcctcggtgtgtatgcccagcagtgggattgctgagtcataaggctgttctatttccagttttttaaggaatctccacactgttctccatagtggctgtactactttgcattcccaccaacagtgtaggagtgttctttttctccacaccctctccagcatttattgtttgtagacttttgaatcgcagccattctgactggtgtgaaatggtacctcattgtggttttgatttgcatttctctgataatgagtgatgttgagcatcttctcatgtgtttgttagccatctgtatgtcttctttggagaaatgtctgtttagttctttggcccattttttgattggatcatttatttttctggaattgagctgcaggagctgcttgtatattttttagattaattctttgtcagttgttttgtttgctatcattttctcccattctgaaggctgtcttgtcaccttgcttatagtttccctcattgtgcaaaagcttttaagtgtaattaggtcccatttgtttatttttgcttttatttccattactctggaaggtgggtcatagaggatcctgctgtgatttatgtgggagagtgttttgcctatgttctactctaggagttttatagtttctggtcttacatttagatcttcaatccattgtgagtttattttcatgtatggtattagaaagtgttctagtttcattcttttacaagtgaaagGAACTTTTAGTATGCTCAGCTTCCCCCACACCCAGGGTGACTCTATCCCTGGAAGGTAGGGGGTAGAGGCAGTTGGACCACTGAGGATCCACTGTCAAGATACATTTCTCCACCCTGTACCAGACATAGCATTAACAAAAGGGACTGGGTGCAATCCATCAGCTGGACTAGCATCTAAGAACTGGAAAAACCACTAACGAGTGTTCAGAGtgggaggaaaaagtggaaggcAAAAATGGAAGCCAAAAGATATCTGGTTATCGGGAAGCTTGGCACTTAGCACTCACTAAGGGTAAACTGAAGGGAACGGGGCTGTGGTGGAAACTTTCCTAAGATATTTTATCAATAAAGAAACAGCTTCTCCTAGTGGGCAGCGGGAAGAGTGGCAGCAGTCAGGCTACTCGGCCTCGTGAAGGCTCTTGGCGCGCCACAGCCCTCAGGCCCCCAGCTCTCACCTGCCCCGCCGCCATGATGCCCAAGAGGTAGGTCAGCTCTGCAGAGGGGTCAGTGAAGGAGGAGTGCCAGAGGAGATCGAGGTTGTCAGCTAAACCGGCTCCTGCAAAAGTGGAAGCCAAAAAAGGCTGAGGGAAAGGATAAATCTTCAgacaaaaaaatgcaaacaaaagggaaaagaggagcAAAGGGAAAACAGGTGGAAGTGGCCAACCAAAAGACTAAAGAAGACTTACCTGCAGAAAATGGAGAGACTACAAAAGACTAAAGAAGACTTACCTGCAGAAAATGGAGAGACTAAAATTGAGAGCCCAACCTCTgatgaaacagaacaaaaagaagcCAAGTCTGATTAATATGGCACACCCAGTCTGGTCAGTGGTCCCTTCTTATACAATCcagaagaatatttttatcaaCTATTTTGTAAATGCAAGTTTTTTAGCAGctctgaaacatttttaaaaaggaggaaatccCACCTCCTCCCATTTTTAAgtctaaatgcttttttttttttaagaggtgaaatcatttcagtcagttcagttcagttcagtcgctcagtcacgtccgactctttgcaaccccgtgaaccgcagcatgccagacctccctgtccatcaccaactctcggagtccacccaaacccatgtccatcgagtctgtgatgtcatccaaccatctcatcctctgtcatccccttctcctcctgccaatctttcccagcatcagggtcttttcaagtgagtcagctctttgcatcagggggccaaggtattggagtttcagcttcaacagaagtcctttcaatgaatacccaggactgatctcctttaggatggactggctggatctccctgcagtccaagggactctcaagagtcttctccaacaccacatttcaaaagcatcaattcttcggcgctcagctttctttatagtccaactctcacatccatacatgacatttgctcattgtttattttttggtacaACCAGAAAATAGTGGGATATTGGATATGGGAGGCTTTGATTGTCTTGGGTGTCAGCTTAACATTCCATACATGGGGGTAGCTTTTATATCCTATAATACAAAAGCATACTAAATGGCAATTTGGAGTCAGTTGTGCATTTAATGTCTTGAAAACTTTAAATTACTTCTCTTCCCATATTGTTTTGGTAGAATTATTTCCTACAGCAAACTACTCCTTGATCTTGGCTCTCCTGGCCAGAATTTTGTGCCCTCTATAATATCTTTGGTCATGGTAGTTCAGGTTTCCTAGTAACTTGGTTAATGTGCTGTGAACGATTGACAGTTTGAGTATATAGTGTATATGATATTAAATTGTGAATCAGTGAGACGTATGATGTAACAGAATATCAATATTTGAAGATAATTGGTACTTGATATCCTGTTAAGGAAAATTTGCTCCGAATTTTAAGCTGGAAAGTCACTGGAATAACTGTTAAGAATCACAATTACATGATTTTTTCAATTTCTGGTATGTATGTGAAGAATTGTGTACTAACTGAAATGTCTGTGTAGTGATCCTCAAAACaaccaataaaaattataaaagaagaaaaaaacagtgaCATGTTGTGTGTGGGGGAGTGGTTACTATGACATAAATTGCTCAATATAGTAAACCAATCCCTATTTTCCTCTCTAACTGAAGGTTTGGTTTAAGAATAtgagggtcaaaaaaaaaaaaaaaaaagaagaacatgaGGGTCAAGGGGAGGAGACGCCAGAGGGCATTAATGTTCAGAAATATGCCTACCCCGCCGGGCCCCTTGTGGGCATAATTTCGGATGGGCCCTGTAATCCCATCCTTGTTCTGGAGCCTGATTGGAGAAGAGTTCTTCTGGAGCCACTGTCATGCAGGCAGCCTCTGCCATCCATGCCTCCTCTGCCCTTGCGTCCCTCTGGCCAGGCTGAAGTTGGCCCAGAATCATCCCCTGTCACCTGCAACCATGCTGTAGTCCCTCATGACTAAGATATGGTCTCTATGACAGTTTTTCTGAAGTATTTTTCTGCCAGGTTCCCATTATGCACAGCACAGTACCAAGACCACTTCACCAAATGCCTGTTAAATGAGTTgaataaatgcaaaaagtcaGTACCCCTCTTTTTAAAGTAGgacacatttttgtatttttcaataaAGAGGTGAATTCTCAGCATCTTTGTTTTTGTGTGTCAAATGGGGTTAAGTGTGAACAGATGGGAATTTCTAAGGGAATGTCATTCACACAGAATGGCAAGGAGGCCTTCTATCAGGAGGTGCCATTCTCCAGTCATTGGCAGTGGGCCTGTGTGCATGATAAAAGTTTTCCAAGTACCCAAGGTATGTTTATACTgacttatgctttttttttcctccactttcCATTATCCCATCCTCACCCTCACCCTTTGGTATTGCATGCACATGCAAGATGGGGTGGGATGAGGTCCCAGTGAGAGAACAGTGTATTTCCAGGCAGAGTAGAGTCCCACCCATGGTAATTTAAACATTCAGCCCAATGCTAGACACAAGGGAAGCTTCCTAAGAGGCTACATTACAGGGATTCATGGGAAGGTGGCAGCCGAGCATTCATCCCACATGCTCAAAATTTTGTTCACTGTCCTCTCTGGGGAGAAGATGGGGGAATTGGAGTCCTGCCACAAGGGTTCTGCTGCTTCAAAAGCAACACAGAGGAGACCCCATGAGGACAGTGAGGCATATTGCACCTTCCTCAAAAGCAATCACACCTTCAAATGTATTATCTTCCTTGAGAGAAACTTGATTCTGCTAATTCAACAccaaaatgaattattttggtTTAGTGCTGTGCAAAGCAAGAAGAGTAGCTTCCCGAGTAGCGTCCTCAggcccactttttaaaaagcattaagtTCTCGGTACAACCTTGGCTCAGAGCAGTGCAAGCCTTctttaatgttcagttcagttcagtttagtcgctcagtcatgtctgactctttgcgaccccgtggactgcagcacgccaggcttccctgtccatcaccagctctcagagcttgctcaaactcatgtccatcgagtcagtgttgccatacaaccatctcatcctcaggactgatttcctttaggatggactggtttgatctccttgcagtccaagggactctcaagagtcttctccaacaccacagttcaaaagcatcaattctttaaagTGGTTTCTGTTAAATGTG encodes the following:
- the RHOXF1 gene encoding rhox homeobox family member 1, which encodes MDREPRSHHEDSGYLSLGVDELQEEPETNPTEVSGIATGAAVEEESGSEPEPGAATAEQGQVGAGAPDPVVDEMLKGGGGGGDGDGEEFPQEPMQADGEDPQPSDRQPRFHRCSFRRLQLKELESVFQRSQYPNVFARKELAIPIDGSETKVQFSKPENNNL